One region of Bacillus pumilus genomic DNA includes:
- the murG gene encoding undecaprenyldiphospho-muramoylpentapeptide beta-N-acetylglucosaminyltransferase, protein MRIVISGGGTGGHIYPALAFIKEVKRLHPDVEFLYIGTENGLEKKIVERENIPFKAIEISGFKRKLSFDNVKTVMRFLKGVQKSKSYLKEFKPDAVIGTGGYVCGPVVYAASKLKIPTIIHEQNSLPGITNKFLARYVNRVAICFDEAKAHFPSEKVVFTGNPRASEVVSIKEGKSLKEFGLDEKKKTVLIFGGSRGAAPINRAVIEMQDDLKAKNYQLLYITGEVHYEKVLNELKEKGAAPNMITKPFLHQMPEYLKSIDVIVARAGATTIAEVTALGIPTIFIPSPYVTANHQEINARSLEKHDAAIVLRESELSGDRLLHAIDEIAGNEEKLNQMSRLTKELGVPDAATRLYNVLKEITTT, encoded by the coding sequence ATGCGTATAGTAATCAGTGGAGGCGGAACAGGCGGACATATTTATCCGGCCTTAGCCTTTATTAAAGAAGTGAAAAGACTGCATCCTGATGTGGAATTTTTATATATCGGTACTGAAAATGGACTTGAAAAGAAAATTGTAGAAAGAGAAAATATCCCTTTCAAGGCAATAGAAATTTCAGGTTTTAAACGAAAGCTTTCCTTTGATAACGTCAAAACGGTGATGAGATTTTTAAAAGGCGTTCAAAAAAGCAAATCTTACTTAAAAGAATTCAAGCCTGATGCGGTTATTGGAACAGGCGGTTATGTGTGTGGGCCTGTTGTTTATGCGGCTTCTAAGCTGAAGATCCCGACCATTATACACGAACAAAACAGCCTGCCTGGTATTACAAATAAGTTCCTAGCGAGATATGTTAATAGGGTAGCCATATGCTTTGATGAGGCAAAGGCACATTTTCCTTCTGAAAAGGTTGTATTTACGGGAAACCCTAGAGCCTCTGAAGTCGTCTCTATAAAAGAGGGGAAATCTCTTAAAGAATTCGGGCTCGATGAAAAGAAAAAAACGGTTCTTATTTTCGGCGGGAGTCGAGGTGCTGCTCCTATCAATAGAGCAGTGATCGAAATGCAAGATGATTTAAAGGCTAAAAACTACCAGCTTTTATATATCACAGGTGAGGTTCATTATGAAAAAGTGTTGAATGAACTAAAGGAAAAAGGTGCAGCACCTAATATGATCACCAAACCTTTCTTGCATCAAATGCCAGAGTACCTGAAATCGATCGATGTGATTGTTGCAAGAGCAGGAGCTACAACAATTGCTGAAGTAACGGCTCTTGGAATCCCAACCATTTTTATTCCGAGCCCATACGTGACGGCAAATCATCAGGAAATCAATGCAAGATCACTTGAAAAACATGATGCTGCGATTGTTTTAAGAGAATCAGAGCTTTCAGGGGATCGTTTGCTGCATGCCATTGATGAAATTGCTGGTAATGAAGAAAAACTCAACCAAATGAGCCGTTTAACGAAAGAACTCGGAGTACCAGATGCGGCTACACGTTTATATAATGTGTTAAAAGAAATTACAACTACATGA
- the murB gene encoding UDP-N-acetylmuramate dehydrogenase, whose translation MENLKNELLEAQVGKVLENEPLANHTTMKIGGPADLLIIPKDIDAVKTIMDHVKKHHTNWTVIGRGSNLLVLDKGIRGVVLKLGAGLDHLTVNDEEITVGGGYSVVRLATSLSKQGLSGLEFAAGIPGSIGGAVYMNAGAHGSDISKILVKARILFEDGSIEWLTNEQMNFSYRTSVLQKERPGIVLEAVFKLKQDDREKITKKMQQNKDYRKETQPYNRPCAGSIFRNPLPEYAGQLVEKANLKGYQIGGARISDMHGNFIVNAGGATAQDVLDLIQFIQKKIKEDYNVEMHTEVEIIGEEN comes from the coding sequence ATGGAGAACTTGAAGAATGAATTATTAGAAGCGCAAGTTGGTAAAGTACTTGAAAATGAGCCGCTTGCAAATCATACAACAATGAAAATAGGCGGACCAGCAGATCTTTTGATCATCCCAAAAGATATCGATGCAGTGAAAACGATCATGGATCATGTGAAAAAACACCATACGAATTGGACGGTCATTGGAAGAGGATCTAATTTACTTGTCCTTGATAAGGGAATTCGAGGAGTTGTCCTAAAGTTAGGTGCTGGACTGGATCACCTAACTGTAAATGATGAAGAAATTACAGTCGGCGGCGGCTACTCTGTCGTAAGGCTCGCGACATCACTTAGTAAACAGGGGCTTTCAGGACTGGAATTCGCAGCTGGTATTCCGGGATCTATTGGAGGCGCTGTTTATATGAACGCAGGTGCACATGGATCTGATATCAGTAAGATTCTTGTGAAAGCCAGAATCTTATTTGAAGATGGAAGCATCGAGTGGCTCACAAATGAACAAATGAATTTTAGCTATCGAACGTCAGTCCTACAAAAGGAACGACCTGGCATTGTTTTAGAAGCTGTGTTTAAGCTCAAGCAGGATGACCGCGAAAAAATCACAAAGAAGATGCAGCAAAATAAAGATTATCGTAAAGAAACTCAGCCTTATAACCGGCCATGTGCTGGCAGTATTTTTCGAAATCCGCTGCCTGAATATGCAGGACAGCTTGTAGAAAAAGCGAATTTAAAAGGATACCAAATCGGCGGAGCTAGAATTTCTGATATGCACGGCAACTTTATTGTCAACGCTGGTGGAGCGACTGCTCAAGACGTGCTGGACTTAATTCAGTTCATCCAAAAGAAAATTAAAGAAGACTACAACGTAGAGATGCATACAGAAGTAGAAATTATCGGTGAAGAAAATTAA
- a CDS encoding cell division protein FtsQ/DivIB yields the protein MRPDHENEKIVNIEERIPKIKEQRKQKANRRLISFILLFFIMVLIIIYLQTPISKISSLTITGNEHVSTKQLVKLSQIKEGETEFWNLNKDLTADHMKQNKLIKSVSIKKHFPNKVSIAVKEYANIAYLQKGNLYYELLENGTALPEEVTPSHAGPIFVDWDNKEKLKQTVKSLNQLPASIQELISEIYYVPTNSNKWLVKFYMNDGNTVIASIKTFGDKMKTYPAIVKELSSSEKGTIHMEVATYFEAFKSKKKEDER from the coding sequence ATGCGGCCTGATCATGAAAATGAAAAGATCGTCAATATAGAAGAGCGAATTCCTAAAATTAAAGAACAAAGGAAGCAAAAAGCGAATCGGAGACTGATCTCTTTTATACTACTGTTTTTTATCATGGTTTTAATTATTATTTATTTGCAGACACCTATCAGCAAAATTTCTTCTTTAACCATCACAGGTAACGAGCATGTCTCAACAAAACAGCTTGTTAAACTTTCACAAATTAAAGAAGGCGAAACAGAGTTTTGGAATTTAAATAAAGATTTAACAGCAGATCATATGAAACAAAATAAATTGATTAAAAGTGTCAGTATCAAAAAGCATTTCCCAAATAAAGTGAGTATTGCTGTCAAAGAATATGCAAATATTGCGTATCTTCAAAAAGGAAATCTATATTATGAGCTTCTTGAAAATGGGACCGCTTTACCAGAAGAAGTGACACCGAGTCATGCAGGACCTATTTTTGTCGATTGGGACAATAAGGAGAAGCTGAAGCAAACTGTTAAATCTTTAAATCAACTACCAGCCTCTATTCAGGAGCTCATCTCAGAAATATATTATGTGCCGACCAATTCAAACAAGTGGCTAGTTAAATTTTATATGAATGACGGAAACACTGTGATTGCATCAATTAAAACATTCGGTGATAAAATGAAAACCTATCCAGCCATTGTAAAAGAACTTTCATCATCTGAAAAAGGCACAATCCATATGGAAGTCGCTACGTATTTCGAAGCGTTTAAATCTAAGAAAAAGGAAGATGAGCGTTGA
- a CDS encoding DUF881 domain-containing protein, giving the protein MRGKTVIFSIVMLVLGFLISFSYQYTKQHQADVIRTEQWKKEYSLKSQLTTQEKANQKLEKELYSLQSKVQATESNLKNEKEQYFNVLEDVEKYRMFTGEIGVKGKGVKVSLEDASYIPSGQNVNNYIVHESHIFHVINELFISGASAVSINGQRITHQSYIHCNGPVVTVDGVQHPAPFVISAIGDPAVLIPALNIAGGVVDQLTSDHISMTIEKTDIRMNPLLRNKD; this is encoded by the coding sequence TTGAGAGGCAAAACAGTTATATTCTCGATTGTCATGCTTGTTCTTGGTTTTCTGATTTCTTTTTCATACCAATATACAAAGCAGCATCAGGCAGATGTCATTCGAACAGAGCAATGGAAAAAAGAATACTCTCTGAAAAGTCAGCTCACAACGCAAGAAAAGGCGAATCAGAAACTCGAAAAAGAATTATATAGTCTTCAATCAAAGGTACAAGCAACGGAGTCCAATTTGAAAAATGAAAAAGAGCAATATTTTAATGTGCTGGAAGATGTTGAGAAATATAGAATGTTTACAGGAGAGATCGGTGTAAAAGGAAAAGGGGTAAAAGTGTCTCTTGAAGATGCATCTTATATCCCGAGTGGACAAAATGTTAATAATTACATTGTGCATGAGAGCCACATTTTTCATGTGATAAACGAACTATTTATATCAGGGGCTTCTGCTGTATCTATTAATGGGCAAAGAATCACACACCAATCATACATACATTGTAACGGTCCAGTTGTCACAGTAGATGGTGTTCAGCATCCAGCACCATTTGTCATATCTGCTATTGGTGATCCAGCTGTGTTAATACCTGCTTTAAATATTGCAGGGGGAGTGGTCGATCAGCTGACAAGTGATCACATTTCAATGACGATCGAGAAAACGGATATTCGTATGAACCCTCTTTTAAGAAACAAAGATTAA
- a CDS encoding DUF881 domain-containing protein, whose amino-acid sequence MRKKKPLLSLTALMIIFGIMVSIQFNSLQKPKVRDTRDVWELREDLSASKSKELDLLKEIDKYDEMLKKYGHQGDRSKEAQLTKTLKDLKEKAGFTEVEGEGIEIEISQLFSKDLTGEEVKNIPPDLLKKLMNEANMFGAKHISINDRRVINTSVIRDINGTTKMDGYSLDSDEVTIKIISEQADKLYSRLNVSDIGDLFAQENFSLSMSQPKKKIHLKAYDGAIQVNELKPLDDVKEGKS is encoded by the coding sequence TTGAGGAAAAAGAAGCCTTTACTTAGTTTAACAGCTTTAATGATCATATTTGGCATCATGGTCTCCATCCAATTTAATTCCTTACAAAAGCCCAAAGTTCGTGATACTCGTGATGTGTGGGAACTGAGAGAGGATTTATCTGCATCTAAAAGTAAGGAATTGGATTTGCTCAAAGAAATTGATAAATACGACGAGATGCTAAAAAAATATGGTCATCAAGGAGACCGATCAAAAGAAGCACAATTAACAAAAACATTAAAGGATTTAAAAGAAAAGGCTGGTTTTACAGAAGTGGAAGGGGAGGGGATTGAAATTGAAATATCTCAGCTTTTTTCCAAGGACCTTACCGGAGAAGAAGTGAAAAATATCCCACCTGATCTTCTGAAAAAGTTAATGAATGAAGCCAATATGTTTGGGGCAAAACATATTTCCATCAATGATCGCCGTGTCATTAATACAAGTGTCATTCGAGATATTAATGGCACGACAAAAATGGATGGCTACAGCCTAGATAGTGATGAAGTCACCATTAAAATAATTAGTGAGCAGGCTGACAAATTATACAGCCGTTTAAATGTATCAGATATTGGTGATTTGTTTGCTCAGGAAAACTTCAGCTTGAGTATGAGCCAGCCGAAGAAAAAAATCCACTTAAAAGCATATGACGGTGCAATTCAAGTAAACGAATTGAAGCCTCTTGACGATGTAAAGGAGGGAAAATCTTAA
- a CDS encoding small basic family protein: MWLPVLGLIIGVAIGFLTNFTIPNEYSNYLSLAVLAALDTLIGGIRAHLQGAYDELVFVSGFFFNIILAISLAFLGVHLGVDLYLVGMFAFGVRLFQNIAVIRRILLTKWTISREKKKKSES; the protein is encoded by the coding sequence ATGTGGCTTCCTGTACTTGGCTTAATCATAGGAGTTGCGATCGGTTTCTTAACTAATTTTACGATACCGAATGAGTATTCTAATTATCTTTCCCTCGCTGTACTTGCTGCGCTTGATACATTGATTGGTGGAATCCGGGCACATCTGCAAGGGGCATACGATGAACTAGTGTTTGTATCAGGCTTCTTCTTTAATATTATACTGGCAATAAGTTTAGCTTTTCTGGGCGTCCATCTTGGTGTAGACTTGTACTTAGTCGGAATGTTTGCATTCGGCGTTAGATTGTTTCAAAATATAGCAGTTATTAGAAGAATTCTCCTAACAAAATGGACAATTTCTAGAGAAAAAAAGAAAAAAAGTGAGTCATAA
- the ftsA gene encoding cell division protein FtsA yields MNNNEIYVSLDIGTSNIKVIVGEMADDSLNIIGVGNVPSEGLKKGSIVDIDETVHSIRQAFEQAERMVGFPLQKAIVGINGNHIHIQNTSGVVAVSSENKEIHAEDVRRVLDAAQVVSIPQEHLVVDVIPRQFIVDGRDEITDPKKMLGVRLEVEGSLITGSKTILHNWLRCVERAGIEILDICLQPLASGSAALSKDEKNLGVALVDIGGGSTTISVFENGHLYSTHSIPLGGENITKDLSIGLRTSTEEAERIKKQFGHAFYDEASTEETFEVSVIGTDQKQTYTQIDAANIIEARLEEILLFVAEELRNMGVHDLPGGFVLTGGQAAIPGILSLAQTVLQNNVRIASPNYIGVREPQYMTGVGLIHFAYRNAKIQGRQVGFQMPDEAFHEVGASMEPVSSAPQVKEAQPRPKVKQKAQQAQQETNKKPGKMKKLFNMFWE; encoded by the coding sequence ATGAACAACAATGAAATTTACGTCAGCCTTGACATCGGTACATCCAATATAAAAGTCATCGTCGGAGAAATGGCGGATGATTCGCTTAACATTATAGGTGTTGGAAATGTCCCTTCAGAGGGGTTAAAAAAAGGGTCGATTGTTGATATAGATGAGACAGTTCATTCTATTAGACAAGCATTTGAACAGGCTGAGAGAATGGTAGGTTTTCCTTTACAAAAGGCGATTGTCGGAATTAACGGAAACCACATTCATATTCAGAATACGAGCGGCGTAGTCGCAGTATCTAGTGAAAACAAAGAAATACATGCTGAAGATGTGAGACGTGTCTTAGATGCTGCACAAGTAGTATCTATTCCTCAAGAACATCTCGTCGTAGACGTGATTCCGAGACAATTTATCGTCGACGGAAGAGATGAGATCACAGATCCGAAAAAAATGCTTGGTGTTCGGCTAGAGGTGGAAGGATCGTTAATTACAGGTTCTAAAACGATTCTACATAACTGGCTCCGATGTGTAGAAAGAGCTGGAATTGAAATACTGGATATATGCTTGCAGCCACTCGCATCGGGCTCGGCAGCATTATCGAAAGATGAAAAAAATCTTGGGGTAGCTCTTGTCGATATTGGCGGCGGATCTACAACGATTTCCGTATTTGAAAACGGGCATCTCTATTCTACTCACAGTATCCCTTTGGGCGGAGAGAACATAACAAAAGATTTGTCTATAGGACTTAGAACTTCCACTGAAGAAGCTGAACGAATCAAAAAACAATTTGGGCATGCGTTTTATGATGAGGCATCGACTGAGGAGACATTTGAAGTTTCTGTGATCGGTACCGATCAAAAACAAACGTATACACAAATTGATGCGGCTAACATTATTGAAGCGCGGCTGGAAGAAATCCTGCTCTTTGTGGCAGAGGAATTAAGAAATATGGGTGTCCATGATTTGCCTGGTGGATTCGTTCTAACAGGTGGACAGGCAGCCATTCCAGGTATCCTTTCTCTTGCACAAACAGTCTTGCAAAACAATGTCAGGATTGCAAGTCCGAATTATATCGGGGTGAGAGAGCCTCAATATATGACAGGAGTGGGTCTGATCCATTTTGCTTATCGCAATGCAAAGATTCAGGGCAGACAAGTTGGATTCCAAATGCCAGATGAGGCGTTTCATGAAGTAGGCGCATCCATGGAGCCGGTTTCTTCTGCACCACAAGTGAAAGAAGCGCAGCCAAGACCGAAAGTAAAACAAAAAGCACAACAAGCACAACAAGAGACAAATAAAAAACCGGGCAAAATGAAAAAACTATTTAATATGTTCTGGGAATAG
- the ftsZ gene encoding cell division protein FtsZ, protein MLEFETNIDGLASIKVIGVGGGGNNAVNRMIENDVQGVDFIAVNTDAQALNLSKAETKMQIGAKLTRGLGAGANPEVGKKAAEESKEQIEEVLKGADMVFVTAGMGGGTGTGAAPVIAKIAKDSGALTVGVVTRPFTFEGRKRQLQAVEGIASMKEAVDTLIVIPNDRLLEIVDKNTPMLEAFRAADNVLRQGVQGISDLIATPGLINLDFADVKTIMSNKGSALMGIGVATGENRAAEAAKKAISSPLLETAIDGAQGVIMNITGGTNLSLYEVQEAADIVASASDEDVNMIFGSVINDNLKDEIVVTVIATGFIEQEPEVTKSQRNPLGQGLKQNQSIPQKREVKREEHQQPSSQPRQNTQSSDDTLDIPTFLRNRNKR, encoded by the coding sequence ATGTTGGAGTTTGAAACAAATATAGACGGCCTAGCATCAATTAAAGTAATCGGAGTAGGTGGCGGCGGGAATAACGCTGTCAACCGAATGATTGAAAATGACGTACAAGGTGTCGATTTTATTGCAGTCAATACTGATGCACAGGCGTTAAATCTATCAAAAGCAGAAACTAAAATGCAAATCGGTGCTAAGCTGACAAGAGGGCTTGGAGCAGGTGCGAATCCTGAAGTCGGTAAAAAAGCTGCTGAGGAAAGCAAAGAGCAGATTGAAGAAGTATTAAAAGGCGCAGACATGGTCTTCGTTACAGCTGGTATGGGCGGTGGAACTGGTACGGGTGCTGCACCTGTCATTGCAAAAATCGCAAAAGATTCTGGTGCATTGACAGTTGGAGTTGTGACTCGTCCTTTCACATTTGAAGGAAGAAAGCGTCAGCTTCAAGCAGTTGAAGGAATTGCTTCTATGAAAGAAGCCGTTGACACATTAATCGTGATTCCAAACGATCGCTTGCTTGAAATTGTTGATAAAAACACGCCAATGCTGGAAGCATTCCGCGCGGCAGATAACGTGCTTAGACAAGGTGTTCAAGGGATTTCAGATTTAATTGCAACACCAGGTCTGATTAACCTTGACTTTGCTGACGTGAAAACCATCATGTCCAATAAAGGTTCAGCTCTTATGGGTATTGGTGTCGCAACAGGTGAAAACCGTGCTGCGGAAGCCGCGAAGAAAGCCATTTCCTCACCACTTCTAGAAACAGCAATCGATGGTGCTCAAGGTGTCATCATGAACATTACGGGTGGAACGAACCTAAGTCTTTATGAAGTGCAAGAAGCGGCGGATATTGTGGCTTCTGCATCTGACGAAGATGTAAACATGATTTTCGGGTCTGTCATCAATGATAACTTGAAGGATGAAATTGTGGTGACTGTGATCGCTACTGGATTTATTGAGCAAGAACCAGAAGTGACAAAATCACAAAGAAACCCATTAGGACAAGGATTAAAGCAAAATCAATCCATTCCTCAAAAACGTGAAGTAAAACGTGAGGAACATCAACAGCCATCATCTCAGCCAAGACAAAATACACAATCAAGTGATGATACGCTAGACATTCCAACGTTCTTACGCAACCGCAATAAACGCTAA